One Brassica napus cultivar Da-Ae chromosome C2, Da-Ae, whole genome shotgun sequence DNA window includes the following coding sequences:
- the LOC111201749 gene encoding uncharacterized protein LOC111201749 yields MATSSAPDIDMVIEETRRTPFTNRITSVRLHHVGKLKFPEYAGNTDPKTHVRAFRLAISRAHLTDNEKEAGYCRFFAENLTGAALEWFAGLEENSIDNFTQYVSTFLKQYSVFIETRVTEADLWNLKQAPFEPLRAYINKFREIKANISHPNEVVALAALKNGVWFSSKFRVELAVRAPISLDDALHQASYFATHEEEVAALKEQYHANKNNATKKPTAPKEPATKGQHSYAINNSPQNSLTYDLSKYCSFHDRKGHSTEECRSALHSQNENKKTTEETGEEEEEPVTPKSNRKAKVSKNKRGRETEQESPSSPPPAPKKRVDMISWGPSNNATDKIKS; encoded by the coding sequence ATGGCAACGAGCTCCGCCCCAGATATCGACATGGTCATCGAGGAGACCAGAAGGACCCCATTTACAAACAGAATCACCAGCGTAAGGCTGCATCATGTTGGGAAATTAAAATTCCCCGAATATGCAGGAAACACAGACCCAAAGACCCACGTACGAGCCTTTCGTCTAGCAATATCAAGAGCACACCTCACTGACAACGAAAAAGAGGCCGGTTACTGTCGCTTCTTCGCCGAGAACCTCACGGGGGccgccctcgaatggttcgctgGACTAGAAGAAAACTCGATTGATAATTTCACTCAGTATGTATCTACGTTCCTCAAACAGTATTCAGTCTTCATAGAGACAAGAGTTACAGAGGCAGACCTTTGGAATCTCAAGCAAGCACCTTTCGAGCCGTTGAGAGCGTACATAAACAAGTTCCGAGAAATCAAGGCTAATATTTCGCATCCGAACGAGGTCGTCGCCCTAGCGGCATTGAAGAATGGCGTATGGTTCTCATCTAAATTCAGGGTAGAACTAGCAGTACGAGCACCAATCTCGTTGGATGACGCCCTACACCAAGCCTCTTACTTTGCCACACACGAAGAGGAGGTCGCAGCCTTAAAAGAACAGTATCACGCGAACAAGAATAATGCAACTAAAAAGCCTACTGCTCCTAAGGAGCCAGCGACCAAAGGACAACATTCCTATGCAATAAACAACTCACCACAAAATTCTTTGACATACGACCTCAGCAAATATTGCTCTTTCCATGACCGCAAAGGCCATTCGACCGAAGAATGTCGATCCGCGCTTCACAGTCAgaatgaaaataagaaaaccacTGAAGAAACcggagaggaagaggaagaaccAGTGACTCCAAAATCCAACCGAAAGGCCAAAGTCTCGAAAAACAAAAGAGGCAGGGAGACCGAGCAGGAATCACCGAGCTCTCCCCCCCCAGCTCCGAAGAAAAGAGTCGACATGATTTCGTGGGGGCCAAGCAACAACGCGACCGACAAAATCAAGAGCTAG